A region of Zeugodacus cucurbitae isolate PBARC_wt_2022May chromosome 5, idZeuCucr1.2, whole genome shotgun sequence DNA encodes the following proteins:
- the LOC105209054 gene encoding XK-related protein 6, translated as MAPLNNISSLLDWIKFTHNRCILKSTLPQCLATETDGTYGDEADSEACAWKNKTVSWLDIFMTGIYILIRVISVIFNIKLAVDYYHQGERHYCIWTVVCMVVPMCVTALIYAKMCYQDKKFDGGIKEATKTTILVLVSSVFLRYWNTLIYSVKCKRAELQGNRDEQLEYYNSTTKEESDIALIRLFECFMETAPQKILLLSIILMQENQISATQILMVLLYLLSVPGTLFSYNRCIRAAQPNKNKLSYWYMAPHLCWHFCISISRIFCIAFVAALFPLWLIVSCILHAVTLGFVTYIVERPEFSSAIAFHNFLFCIALGFVYIFIYIPVKEAPTRYKYAMYYLICSIENIICVVLFIYNPPNHLRESPRLFYAICILAVALYYVGIICMLIYYKNYHPNVKASRNKKTIG; from the exons ATGGCGCCATTGAATAACATTTCTAGCCTTTTGGATTGGATAAAGTTCACTCATAATCGTTGCATACTGAAAAGCACTTTACCACAATGCCTGGCAACGGAGACGGATGGTACCTACGGTGATGAAGCTGATAGTGAAGCATGTGCGTGGAAGAACAAAACAGTGTCCTGGTTAGATATATTTATGACAGGGATTTACATATTAATACGCGTCATCTCAGTGATATTCAATATCAAATTGGCTGTAGACTATTATCACCAAGGCGAACGGCATTATTGCATTTGGACAGTGGTGTGCATGGTAGTGCCGATGTGCGTTACTGCGCTGATTTACGCTAAAAT GTGTTATCAAGATAAAAAATTCGATGGTGGTATCAAGGAGGCAACGAAAACGACTATATTGGTTTTAGTTTCTTCAGTTTTTCTCAG ATACTGGAACACGCTTATATATTCCGTTAAATGCAAACGTGCAGAATTACAAGGAAATCGAGACGAACAATTGGA ATATTACAATTCTACAACGAAAGAGGAAAGTGATATTGCTTTGATACGTTTATTTGAATGCTTTATGGAAACGGCACCACAAAAGATACTGCTACTGTCGATAATACTAATGcaagaaaatcaaatttcag CCACACAAATACTTATGGTGTTGCTCTATCTTTTGAGCGTACCGGGAACTTTATTCAGTTATAATCGTTGCATACGTGCCGCGCAAcccaataaaaataagttaagcTATTGGTATATGGCACCGCATCTCTGCTGGCACTTTTGTATTTcaa ttTCGCGCatattttgcattgctttcgttGCTGCGCTATTTCCGCTCTGGTTAATAGTATCATGTATACTGCACGCCGTCACATTGGGATTCGTTACATACATAGTGGAACGTCCGGAATTCTCCAGCGCTATTGcctttcataattttcttttttgcatcGCATTAGGTTTCGTTTACATATTCATTTACATTCCAGTCAAGGAGGCACCAACGAGATACAAATATGCAATGTACTATCTAATTTGTTCAATAGAGAACATAATATGTGTAGTCTTATTCATATATAATCCACCAAACCATCTTCGAGAATCGCCTAGACTTTTCTACGCCATTTGTATCTTAGCTGTTGCTCTTTATTATGTTGGCATTATTTGTATGCTCATTTACTACAAAAATTATCATCCAAATGTGAAAGCAAGCAGAAACAAAAAGACTATTGGTTGA
- the LOC105209055 gene encoding sperm-associated antigen 7 homolog yields MDLLNSILNSMDKPPAATEQQKKMIKKQKELAERIKNKQKEELNRFRKYVEDRIGRFAKDDRPHIEFQPLDKVHRAIIHEVAEFGGFIAMSFGREDIDRHSVVYKKENAPSEDEIAARRNGDGWNEEIAKEYAERRKQQRELESEQKRLARASIQLPPTTECDIKPTTNYKDKYAHLIGQDAALEAARKTETNLSYGFVPSKNKKDMRSIEQTLADIQAKKKRKLEAQQQSALPNPQQEQQSTVNEQKSALSTQQEQEPSVAGSSARAEH; encoded by the coding sequence ATGGATTTGCTGAATTCAATACTCAATTCAATGGACAAACCTCCCGCAGCTACAGAGCAACAGAAAAAAAtgatcaaaaaacaaaaagagctTGCTGAACGAATTAAAAACAAACAGAAAGAAGAACTAAATCGATTTCGCAAGTATGTAGAGGATCGCATTGGACGATTTGCCAAGGACGATCGCCCGCATATTGAGTTTCAGCCGTTGGACAAAGTGCACCGTGCCATTATACATGAGGTAGCGGAATTCGGTGGTTTTATAGCAATGAGTTTTGGCCGCGAAGATATCGATCGTCACTCAGTTGTTTATAAAAAGGAAAATGCGCCATCGGAAGATGAAATAGCAGCTCGTCGCAACGGTGACGGTTGGAATGAAGAAATTGCCAAAGAATATGCCGAAAGGCGAAAACAACAACGTGAGCTGGAAAGTGAACAAAAAAGACTGGCACGTGCTTCCATCCAACTACCACCTACCACAGAGTGCGACATTAAACCAACGACCAACTATAAAGATAAATACGCTCATCTTATTGGGCAAGATGCTGCCCTAGAGGCTGCACGCAAAACAGAAACTAACCTGAGTTATGGTTTTGTGCCCAGCAAAAACAAGAAGGACATGCGTTCAATTGAACAAACTTTGGCTGATATACAGGCAAAGAAGAAACGAAAATTGGAGGCGCAACAACAGAGTGCATTACCCAATCCGCAACAGGAACAACAGTCGACTGTCAACGAACAAAAGAGTGCACTAAGCACGCAACAAGAGCAAGAGCCTAGTGTTGCTGGAAGCAGTGCTAGAGCAGAGCACTGA
- the LOC105209056 gene encoding phosphatidylinositol N-acetylglucosaminyltransferase subunit A — MRICMVTDFFYPSIGGVEEHVFNLSQILLTHGHKVIVLTHSYGDCKGIRYLTNGLKVYYLPIKPFYNQCILPTILCQIPLIRCVLLRECIEVVHGHSAFSTLAHEANIIGNMLGLRTVFTDHSLFGFADLSAVFTNKMLQINLANVNHCICVSHIGKENTVLRARIPKENVSVIPNAVDTALFTPDPSKRPSDGKINIVVASRLVYRKGIDLLAGVIPRFRYTPNINFIVVGDGPKRDLLEEIREKANMQDRVELIGAVEHSQVRDILVRGHIFVNTSLTEAYCMAIVEAASCGLQVVSTRVGGIPEVLPSNLIILTDPEVDSVYQGVLKALDRYTQFCKKQKLHPVAAGIEKNYSIYSNGISNGNAANSTKPSKRKNNKKSTNSVVNIQKEPRNIGDFENHEDDAVLCPYKCNEIVSTLYNWENVTQRTEKVYMRILAEPEKSLGDLLYGYLRSKVWPFLLVISMAHVILLFLEYLRPRRYMEKAKELTLLRKQ; from the exons ATGCGAATATG tATGGTCACGGATTTCTTTTATCCAAGTATAGGCGGTGTAGAGGAACACGTTTTCAATTTATCGCAAATCTTATTAACCCACGGTCATAAA GTCATTGTGTTAACACACTCGTATGGCGATTGCAAAGGCATTCGTTACTTAACGAATGGtttaaaagtttattatttaCCAATTAAGCCATTTTACAATCAATGTATACTGCCAACAATACTTTGTCAAATACCTCTGATCCGATGTGTGCTACTAAGGGAATGTATAGAAGTTGTGCATGGACACTCTGCGTTCAGTACATTGGCACATGAAGCAAATATTATAGGCAATATGCTAGGTTTAAGG ACTGTTTTCACGGATCATAGCCTCTTCGGCTTTGCTGATTTGTCGGCCGTTTTCACTAATAAAATGTTGCAGATTAATTTGGCCAATGTAAACCACTGCATCTGTGTCTCTCATATTG GTAAAGAAAATACTGTGTTGCGTGCACGCATACCGAAAGAGAATGTTTCGGTCATACCAAATGCTGTCGACACTGCCTTATTTACACCGGATCCAAGTAAACGGCCCTCAGACGGCAAAA ttaACATTGTGGTTGCCTCGCGACTTGTGTACCGTAAGGGAATCGATTTATTAGCTGGTGTCATTCCACGTTTTAGGTATACgcctaatataaattttatagtaGTAGGTGATGGACCAAAGCGAGACCTACTCGAAGAGATACGAGAAAAGGCCAATATGCAAGATCGAGTAGAGTTGATTGGAGCAGTTGAACATTCTCAAGTTCGCGACATTCTTGTACGCGGGCACATTTTCGTAAATACATCGCTTACTGAGGCGTATTGTATGGCTATAGTGGAAGCAGCTTCATGTGGTTTACAAGTGGTTTCCACTCGTGTGGGTGGTATACCCGAAGTTTTACCATCGAATTTAATCATTCTTACGGATCCTGAAGTCGATTCCGTTTACCAAGGCGTACTCAAAGCTCTTGACCGATACACACAGTtttgcaaaaaacaaaagctaCACCCAGTCGCAGCAGGCATTGAAAAGAATTACAGTATTTATAGTAACGGTATTTCAAACGGAAATGCTGCAAATTCTACAAAACCTAGTAAACGgaagaacaataaaaaatcaacaaattcggtagtaaatatacaaaaggaaccaagaaatattggagattTTGAAAATCATGAAGATGACGCAGTGCTTTGCCCATATAAATGCAATGAAATTGTGTCAACGTTGTACAATTGGGAGAATGTTACACAGCGCACCGAGAAAGTATATATGCGTATTTTAGCCGAACCTGAGAAATCACTTGGCGATCTACTTTACGGTTACCTACGCAGTAAAGTTTGGCCATTCCTGCTGGTGATATCTATGGCACATGTTATACTCTTGTTTTTGGAATATTTACGTCCACGTCGATATATGGAAAAAGCCAAAGAACTGACACTCTTGAGAAAACAGTAA